DNA from Shumkonia mesophila:
GGGCGTTCACCGACTGGGCGGCTGTCAGGACCTGGGCCGACTCCGAGCCGGTGCGGTTCGCCGCCGCCGTCACCGCGACGATGTTGCCGGACACCTCCTGCGCGGCCCGCGACGTCTGCGTGATGTTGTGGGCGATTTCCTTCGTCGCGGCGCTTTGTTCCTCGACGGCCGAGGCGATGCCGCTGGTGATGCCGTTGATGTTGTGGATGGTCTTCTGGATGCCCCCGATGGACTCCACGGCCAGCGCGGTGGCCGACTGGATGTCGGTGATCTGGGCGCCGATCTCGTCGGTCGCCTTGGCCGTCTGATTGGCCAGGTTCTTGACCTCGGAAGCCACCACCGCGAAGCCCTTGCCCGCCTCGCCGGCCCGCGCCGCCTCGATGGTGGCATTGAGCGCCAGCAGGTTGGTCTGGTCGGCGATGTCGGTGATCAGTTCGACCACCTTGCCGATCTTCTCGACGGCCGCGGCCAGGCCGTCGACCATGCCGCTGACGCGCTGCGCCTCTTCGACGGCCTCGGTGGCGATCTTGGCGGAATGGTTGACCTGGCGGCCGATCTCGTTGACCGAACTGGACAGTTCCTCGGTGGCGGCGGCGACCGTTTCGACGCTGGCCGACATCTCCTCGGCGGCGGCGACGACGGCGCTCGCTTTCTGGATGGTGTCCGTCGCGTTCGAGCTCATGACCTTGGAGGAGCCCTCCATCTGGTCGGCGGCGGAGGCGACGCTTTGCAGCAGGCCCGACGCCGCCGTGTTGAAATCGCCGATCAGGGCGGCACGGCGCTTGTGTTCGGTCGTATGCCCCTGCTCGACCAGGTCGTGATAGACCGAAAGGGCCACGTCCATGTCGAGGAAGACCGCCCGTTGGATGACGTTGATGGCGGCGGCCTGGCGGGCCGGGCGCAGGCGGAATTTCTGCACCACCGCCTCGGCCAGGCGACCCAGGATGTAGGCGTAGCCGCCCATGTACCACTGCTGTTCGAGGCCGATGCGATGGTGGGCGTGGCCGATGGCCTTCGCTTCCTCGAAGAACACGTCGTCGGTCAACCCGTTGAACAGGTGGGACCAGTGCTTGCGCTGGCTTTCGATGATGCCGGGGACCCGCTTGCGGTCGCCGATCATCGCCGCCAGGTGCCTGATCTTGAACAGGTGGTCGTAGAACCCCTGGAGGATGGAGCCGATATGGGGCTCGACGACGGGCCAGAGTTCGCGCAGTTCGGCCAGCGCCGCCGCGTCCAAACGCAGGAAGGCCAGCCGCTCCCGGAACGCCGCGTTGTCGCGCTCGACGGCCGGCGTCCGCGAGGGCCGACGCCCTCCAGATATCTGATTCACGATCTCGGTCTCCTCCGCAAGGTCGGCCTGCCCTTCCCCCGTCCGCATGGACGGTTCGGGTCATGGCTTTTGCGCACGGCAAGCAAGATGCCATGCAGAAAGGATTCTGCCTCTTCCCCAACCCCCCGGCAATCTAGTAATAACCCCCGGTTGCCTGGATCGCCGGCTGCGAAACCGGCGAAAACGAGAGGCGTCCGTCGCCTTTTGCTTTTTTTCTAATGTATCGTGTAGGATGCCCGTGCTTCGGGGGCATGCCCTGGCACGTTGTTCGATCTCTAGGGGGATTCATGATTGATTCCACACCGTTGATGGCCGGCAAGAAGGGACTGATCATGGGCGTCGCCAATGATCGGTCGATCGCCTGGGCAATCGCCCGCGCCACCCATGCCCAGGGCGCCGAACTGGCCTTCACCTACCAGGGCGAGGCCCTTCAGAAGCGGGTGCAACCGCTGGCCGCATCGGTCGGATCGCAGATCGTGCTGCCCTGCGACGTCATGGACATGGCCTCCGTCGACGCCGTTTTCGAAAGCCTGAAGAAGACCTGGGGCAAGCTCGATTTCGTGGTGCACGCCATCGCCTACTCCGACAAGGAGGAGCTGAAGGGCCGCTACCTCAACACGACGCTGGAGAACTTCACGAAGACGATGCACATCTCGGTCTTCTCGTTCACCGCCGTCTGCCAGCGCGCCGCCGCCCTGATGGCCGACGGCGGGACGCTGCTGACGCTGACCTACCTGGGGGCCGAGCGGGTGACGCCGCACTACAACGTCATGGGCGTCGCCAAGGCGGCGCTGGAAGCTTCCGTGCGCTACCTGGCCGAGGACCTGGGCAAGCAGAAGATCCGCGTCAACGCGCTTTCGGCCGGACCGATGAAGACGCTGGCCGCCTCGGGAATCGGCGACTTCCGCTATATCCTCAAGTGGAACGAATACAATTCGCCCCTGCGCCGCAACGTGACGCTGGAAGACATCGGCGGCTCGGGGCTTTACCTGCTGAGTCCGCTTTCTTCCGGCGTCACCGGCGAAACCCATCATGTCGACTGCGGATACCACATCGTCGGCATGAAGGCGGTGGACGCGCCCGACATCGCGACGATTTAGGCGGCGATTCGATGGGCAGGCCCCACGCGCTCTTTTCACCGTTCGTCATTCCCGCGGAAGCGGGAATCCAGACGGGCGCCAAATCCTGGACTCCCGCGTTCGCGGGAGTGACGAAAAAGAGCGCGCGATACCCGACCCCCGCCCCCCTCGCGGGCGGAGAGGGAAAAAAGGCGTAACCACCATGCCCGGTAACACCTTCGGCCAGCTCTTTCGGGTGATGACCTTCGGCGAAAGCCACGGGCCGGCCATCGGCGGCGTCGTCGACGGCGTGCCGCCGGGCATTCCGCTCGCCGAAGCCGACATCCAGGCCGACCTGGAGCGCCGGCGCACCGGGCAAAGCCGCCACACCAGCCAGCGCCGCGAGCCCGACACCGTCGAGATCCTGTCGGGCGTCTTCGAGGGGCTGACCACCGGCACGCCGATCGGCCTTCTGATCCGCAACCAGGACGCCCGTTCCAGGGACTATTCCGAGATCAAGGACAAGTTCCGCCCGGGGCACGCCGATTACGCCTACCTCAAGAAGTACGGCCTGCGCGACTATCGCGGCGGCGGCCGCTCCAGTGCGCGCGAAACCGCCGTCAGGGTGGCGGCCGGCGCCATCGCCAGGAAGGTGCTGGGCGAAACCGTCCAGGTGCGCGGCGCATTGGTGCAGATCGGCCCGCATGCCATCGAGCGGACCCGCTGGGACTGGGCGGCGGTTTCGGCCAACCCCTTCTCGTGCCCCGATGCCGCCATGGCCGAGCGGTGGGAGGGCTACCTTGACGAGGTGCGCAAGGCCGGCTCCAGCGTCGGCGCCGTCATCGAGGTGATCGCCTCGGGCGTGCCGGCCGGGCTGGGCGAGCCGGTGTTCGACAAGCTGGACGCCGACATCGCCAAGGCCCTGATGAGCATCCCGGCCGTCAAGGCCGTCGAGATCGGGGCCGGCATGGCCTCTGCCACCCTGACCGGCCCGGAGAACGCCGACGAGATGCGCATGGGCACGGACGGCCGCCCGATGTTCCTTTCCAACAACGCCGGCGGCATCCTGGGCGGCATCTCCTCGGGCCAGGACATCGTGGCGCGCTTCACCGTCAAGCCAACCAGCTCGATCCTGACGCCGCGCCGCACCGTCACGGTTGCCGGCGAAGACACCGAGATCGTCACCAAGGGCCGCCACGACCCCTGCGTCGGCATCCGCGCGGTCCCGGTCGGCGAGGCCATGCTGGCCATGGTGCTGGCCGACCACCTGCTGCGCCAGCGGGGACAGTGCGGGGCCTAGGCATAAAGCGCCAGGCATTCCTCCGCCCGCACGCCGCCGATCACTTCCATGATCACGGGCGATTTGGCGATAATCTCCTCGCAGCCGAGGTCGATGCGCGTGCGGCCCAGCGCCATGGTTTCCGCGATGGAGGCGCCGAAGACGACGGCCGAGACGCTGGCCCACACGGCGAGCGAGGCGCACATCGGGCAGGGCTCGCAGGTCGAAACCAGGACGCAGCCGCCCAAGTTCGCATCGCCCAGCCGGCGAACGGCGGCGCGTATCGCGTTGACCTCGGCGTGCAGGCTCGGGTCCCCCTCGGTGGCGGCCGTGTCGTGGGCCCGCGCAACCACGTCGCGTCCCAGCGCGACGACGGCGCCATAGCCCTTGTTGCCCCCGGCCCGCGACAACCGGGCCTCCTCCAGCGCCATGCCCATCAGTTCATCGAAATCGAGGCGCACGATACGCTCCCGGCAATGATCGGCGTGCGGGCGGATGCGGGTGTAGTCCCTGAGGAAACGCAGCCGGGGGTCGAGGCGCGAGACCAGCGCCTGGGTCGATTTCTCGTAAACTGCCCGGCAGACCTTGCGGGTGTCGAGCCCCAGCGCCCGGCAGGCCTCGACCGTCGGACACGGGTTGCGCGATTCCCAGACGATCTCGTCGTCGCTTTCGGCGACGATGGGAAGGTCGCGGGCGTCGAGCCCCATGTAGTCGAGGAACAACAGATCGAACGCCTGCCGCGGGGTCGGCGCCGAGGTTCCGGTGAACCGCTGCCGATGGGCATCGGCCCAGGCCAGCCGGCGGGCCGCGACCGCCCGTTCGAGCGCCGGCCATGGCCGGTCGCGCAGGTCGACGATCTGGCGCTCGACGTGCTGTTCGAACGTCATGGCTCCTCCTCCGACTTGGCCGCCGCTGACCCCTTCATCGTCACTCCCGCGAAGGCGGGAGTCCAGGGCCCGGCTCCGCCTGGATTGACGCTGCGCGTCACCTTCGGACACCCGCGTGCGCGGGAATGACGACGGAGTTAGCGCGCCTTCGCCGCCGCGATCAGGAATTCCTTGTTGCCGTCGGGGCCGAGGATGGGGCTTGCGGTGAGGTCCAGGACCGACCATCCGGGCAGCCCCGCCAGCCAGGCCGAGATGCGCTCGCAGACGTCCTCGTGCAGCGCCGGGTCGCGCACCACGCCGCCCTTGCCCACGTTGCCCTTGCCGACCTCGAACTGCGGCTTGATCAGGGAAATCAACATGGCGCCCGGCCTGGCCAGGGCGAGAGGCGCCGGCAGCAGGGTTTGCAGCCCGATAAAGCTGGCATCGCACACCACCAGGTCGATCGGATCGGGCACCTGTTCGGCCGTCAGGTGGCGGGCATTGGTCTTTTCCAGCACCACCACGCGCGCGTCCTGGCGCAGCTTCCAGGCCAGCTGGCCCTGCCCGACGTCGACCGCATAGACCTTGGCGGCGCCGCGGCTGAGGAGCACGTCGGTGAAGCCGCCGGTCGAGGCCCCGATATCGAGGCAGATCCAGCCCTTCGGATCGACGGCGAAGTGGTCCAGCCCATGGGCCAGCTTGACGCCGCCGCGCGACACCCACGGGTGGTCGCGCCCGCGCACCTCCAGCGGCAGATCGGCGGCCACCGCCATGCCAGGCTTGTCCAGGCGGCGCTCCTGGGAATAGACGAGGCCGGCCATGACCAGGGCCTGGGCGCGGGTGCGGCTTTCGGCCAGGCCGCGTTCGACGAGCAGTTGATCGAGGCGAGTCTTCTTATCCATGGCGCCTTCGCCTGCGGGACGGCCGCGATGGTGGGGCAAGCGCCGTTCCCGCGCAACCCCCGGCCATCAGGCGGGCGGTTGCCGGGGGAGGCGACGCCGCCGCACCAGCCAGGCGAAGCGGACCACGTGGCAGGCGGCGACGCCGAACAAGGCGATGGCCATGCCCATCCACACCCCGACGGCGCCCAGGTTCCCGGGGAAGGCCAGCAGGTAGGCGGCGGGAATGCCGATGGCGATGTAGCCGACCGCGGCGAGAGCCATGGGAACCGTCGTGTCGCTGAGGCCCCGCAGCACGCCGGCGCCGATGTTCTGGGCGCCGTCGGCCACCTGGAAGACCGCCGCCACCAAGACCAGGGCGGCGGCCAGGACGGCCACCTCGGCGTTGCCGGGCTGGGACGAATCGAGGAAGACGGCCACCAGGGCTTGCGGCCAACCCCACATGGCGCAGCTGGCCAGCACCATGAACGCCACGCCCATGGCAAGGGCCGTCCAGCCCGCCCGCATCACCCCGCCCGCGTCCCGCCGCCCCGCCGCGTGGCCGACCCTGACGGTGGCCGCCTGGGCGATGCCCATGGGAACCCTGAAGGTCAGCGTCGCCAGGGTCATGGCGATCTGGTGGGCGGCGAGCGCGGTCGACCCCATCCAGCCGATCATTATCGACGAAACGAAGAACAGGCCGAATTCCAGCATCATGATGCCGGCGATCGGCAAGCCCAGGCGGAAGATCCGCAGGAAGACCGTCCAGTCGGGCCGCCAGAACCGGCCGAGAATTTGATAGCGCGACAACGGCCGCACCACGAGGACGACCGTCAGCATGGCACCGAACATGGCCGCCTGGGCGATGACGCTGGCGATGCCGGCGCCGGCCAGTTCCAGGCGCGGCATGCCGAGGTGCCCGAAGATCAGCCCGTAATCCAGCACGGCGTTGAGGGGAATGCCGGCGGCAATGATCCATAAGCCCAGCCTCGGCCGGCCGAGCACGGCGGCGAAGTTGCGCAAAACCACGAGGCCGAGGCCCCAAGGCAGCGACCATCCGAAGAAATCCAGATAGTCGTCGGCCAGCCGCGCCGCCTCATGCGGCTGGCCAAGGGCCCTGAGAACCGGCTCCACCCCCATCAAGGCGAAGCTCGACGGCACGCCGAGCAGGATGGCGATCCACAGGCCCTGGCGCACCACCCGGCGGACCTGGCGGGGAAGCCGGGCCCCCATCGCCTGGGCGGCCAGCGGCGCGGAGGCGAGGACGATGCCGATGGCGAGCAGGTAGAAGACGAAGTAGGCCGTCGCGGCCAACGAGACGCCGGCCAGCGAGTCGCCGCCCAGCCGTCCGATGAAGGCGACGTCGACCGCCGAAATCGCCGACTCGCAGAGGAACGTCAGGGCCAACGGCCACGCCAGGGCCGTCATCGCCCCGGCTTCGTTCCGCCAGGGTGAAAAGGTGGCCGCACCGCCGGATGCGGCATGATGATCAATGGGTTCGTATGTCATGGGGGCGCGGTTATACGTCGGCCCGCCCCGGACAGCACGCACAAAATCCGCTCCGCAACGGACGTCCGGCGACGATGCCCCTGCCGGTCAGGCCCTCCGGGCGGCGGCGGCTTCGTTGGCGCGGCCCAGGGCCGTCAGCGCGACGCCGACGATGTGCCGCGCGGTCAAGCCGGCCTTTTCGTACTGGTTGGGCACCGTGTCCTGTTCGAGGAAGGAGTCGGGCATGGTCATGGTGCGGAACTTCAGCCCGCCGTCCAGCAGCCCCTCGCCGGCCAGGAAGTGCGTGACGTGCGAGCCGAAGCCGCCGGTCGCCCCCTCCTCGATGGTGATCAGCACCTCGTGCTCGCGAGCCAGCCGGCGCACCAGGTCCCGGTCGAACGGCTTGGCCAGCCGTCGTTCCTGGGAATAGACGAGGCCGGCCATGACCAGGGCCTGGGCACGGGTGCGGCTTTCGGCCAAGCCGCGTTCGACGAGCAGGTGATCGAGGCGTGTCTTGGAGCTCATGGCCGGTCAATCTGGGCCGAGGGTCAGTCCGGCGCAAGCCTCGGCAGATAGCCCCGGCGGGTCAGCAGTCGGAAACGCACGACATGGAACACGGCGACGCCGAATAGGCCGATGGTCATGCCGATCCAGATGCCGACGGCCCCCAGCCCCATGGCGATCCCCAGCAGATAACCGCAGGGCAGGCCCAGTCCCCAGAACCCGAAGGCGGCAAAGGACATCGGGATGGCGGTATCGCTCAGCCCGCGCAGGACGCCGGCGCCGATGGTCTGCGCCCCGTCCCAGATCTGGAAAACCGCGGCGACCATGATCAGAGAGGCGGCCAGGGCCATGACCTCAACGTTCCCCGCGTCGGACTTGTCGAGAAAGATCCCGACCAGGGCATCGGGCCAGGCCCACATGACGATGGAGGCCAGGCCCATGAAGGCGAGTCCCATCGCGAAGGCAACCCAACCGGCCCGCGCCACCCCGGCAACGTCGCGGCGCCCCGCCGCGTGACCGACACGCACGGTCGCCGCCTGGGAAATCCCCAACGGCACCTTGAATGTCACCGAGGCCAGCATGATCGCGATCTGATGGGCGGCCAGGGCGTTCGGCCCGATCCATCCGATCATCAGCAACGACCCGCCGACCAAGCCGAACTCGACCAGCATAATGCCGGCAATCGGCAGGCCGACCCGGAAGATTCGCAGGAACACCGACCAGTCCGGCCGCCAGAACCTGCCCAGGACGGTGTAGCGGCTGAGCGGACGGACGGTCAGCGCGATCCACAGCATGATCAGGAACGAGACCGTGCTGGCGATCAGGCTGGCCAGCCCGGCACCGGCAATGCCCATGCGCGGCAGGCCGAAACGGCCCAGGACCAGCCCGTAGTCGAGGAATCCGTTCAAGGGGATGGCGGCGAGGATCACCCACAGCCCCAGACGCGGCCGGTTGAGTACGGCGGCGAAGTTGCGCAGCACCACGAAAGCGACGGCCGGCGCCAACGCCCAGGCCCGATAGGCCAGGTATTCCTGCGCCGCGTGCGAGGCCACCGCCGGCTGGTCGAGGGCGATCAGCACGCTGTCCGCCGTGAACAGAACGGCACTGGCCGGCAGGCTGAGCAGCAGAGTGACCCAAAGCCCCTGCCGGATGACACGCCGGACCTGGCGGGGCTGGCGCGCGCCCATCGCCTGGGCGGCCAGCGGCGCCGTCGCCAGCGTCACCCCCAGGATGACGATCAGCATCATGAAGAACGACATGGTGCCGAGCGCGGCGGCGGCCACCGCTTCGGCTCCCAGCAGGCCGATGACGATGATGTCGACCACGTCGATCGCCGTCTCGCTGAGGAAGGCCAGGACCAACGGCCACGCCAGGGCCGTCATCGCCCCGGCTTCGTTCCGCCAGGGCGAAAGGGTGGCCGCACCGCCGGATGCGGCATGATGATCAATGGGTTCGTATGTCATGGGGGCGCGGTTATACGTCGGCCCGCCCCGGACCGCACGCACAAAATCCGCTCCGCAACGGACGTCCGGCGACGATGCCCCTGCCGGTCAGGCCCTCCGGGCGGCGGCGGCTTCGTTGGCGCGGCCCAGGGCCGTCAGCGCGACGCCGACGATATGCCGCGCGGTCAAGCCGGCCTTTTCGTACTGGTTGGGCACCGAGTCCTGTTCGAGGAAGGAGTCGGGCATGGTCATGGTGCGGAACTTCAGCCCGCCGTCCAGCAGCCCCTCGCCGGCCAGGAAGTGCGTGACGTGCGAGCCGAAGCCGCCGGTCGCCCCCTCCTCGATGGTGATCAGCACCTCGTGCTCGCGAGCCAGCCGGCGCACCAGGTCCTGGTCGAACGGCTTGGCGAAGCGGGCGTCGGCGACGGTCGTCGGCAGCCCCCGGGCGGCCAGTTCCTCGGCCGCCTTCTGGGCATCGGCCAAGCGGGTGCCCAGGCTGAGCACGGCGACCTTGGTGCCCTCGCGCACGATCCGCCCCTTGCCGATCTCGAGCGCAACGCCCGCCGCCGGCAGTTCGACCCCGACGCCGTCGCCGCGCGGATAGCGGAAAGCGCACGGCCTGTCGTCGATGGCGGCCGCGGTGGCCACCATATGGATCAACTCGGCCTCGTCGGCCGCCGCCATGACGACGAACCCCGGCAGGCAGCAGAGATAAGCGAGGTCGTAGGCCCCGCAGTGGGTGGCCCCGTCGGCCCCGACGTAGCCGGCCCTGTCGATGGCGAAGCGCACCGGCAGGCTTTGGATGGCGACGTCGTGCACCACCTGGTCATAGGCCCGCTGCAGGAAGGTCGAATAGAGGGCGGCAAACGGCTTCAGGCCGTCGCAGGCCATGCCGGCGGCGAACGTCACGGCATGCTGCTCGGCGATGCCGACGTCGAAGAACCGCCGCGGAAACCGCTTGGCGAACTCGTCGAGGCCGGTTCCGGACGGCATCGCCGCCGTCACCGCGACGATCTTGTCGTCCTTCTCGGCCTGCTCGACGATGGCACGGGAAAAGATCTTGGTGTAGCTGGGGGCGTTGCTCTTGGTCTTGTAAAGCTCGCCGGTCACCACGTCGAACTTGCCGACCCCGTGGTACTTGTCGGGCGAGGCTTCGGCCGGCGCATAGCCGTGGCCCTTGCGCGTCACCACGTGGATCAGGATCGGCCCCTCTTCCCGATGGTCGCGGATGTTCTTGAAGATCGGCAGCAGGTGGTCGAGATTGTGGCCATCGATGGGCCCGACGTAGAAAAAGCCCATTTCCTCGAACAGCGTGCCGCCGGTGACCAGTCCGCGGGCGTATTCCTCGGCCTTCAGCGCCGCCTTCTCCAGGCTGCGCGGAAATTTCTTGGCCACCTCCATGCCGAACTGGCGGATGGAGCGATAGGAGCGCGACGAAATCAGGCGCGACAGATAGGCGCTCATGGCGCCGACCGGCGGCGCGATCGACATGTCGTTGTCGTTGAGAACGACGATGAGGCGGGCATCCGAGGAACCGGCGTTGTTCATCGCCTCGTAGGCCATGCCGGCGCTCATCGCGCCGTCGCCGATGACGGCGATCACGTTGCGCTTTTCGCCGGTCAGGTCGCGGGCCACCGCCATGCCCAGCCCGGCCGAGATCGAGGTCGAACTGTGGCCGGCCCCGAAGGGATCGTAGGGGCTTTCCGAGCGCTTGGTGAAGCCGGAGACGCCCTCGCCCTGGCGGAGCGTGCGCATCATCTCGCGCCGTCCGGTCAGGATCTTGTGCGGGTAGCACTGGTGGCCGACATCCCAGATCAGGCGGTCGTTGGGGGTGTCGAAGACGTGATGCAGCGCCACGGAAAGCTCGACCACCCCCAGGCTGGCCCCCAGGTGGCCGCCGGCGATCGACACCACCCGGATGGTCTCGTCGCGGACCTCTTGGGCGAGCCGCTTCAGTTCATCCGTGGTGAAGCCTCGAATATCGGCAGGGCAGCCGACCCCGGCGAGAAGCGTCGTTGGTTTGTCTTCCACCATCTATCCTTCTGCGTCTTCCGATGAAATGCCCAACCCGGTTCAGGCGCGCCGGTTGACCACGAAGCGCGCGAGGTCCCGTAAAGGGTCGGCCTTCTCTTTGAACAATTCAAGGTGCTGCACCGCCTGTTCGGCCAGCATATTGGCCTGGGACCGGGCCCGTTCGATGCCGAGCAGCGAAACGAACGTCGCCTTGCCGGCGGTACCGTCCTTATGCGTCTTCTTGCCGACCTCGGCGGCGTCGCCTTCGACGTCCAGCAGGTCGTCGACGATCTGAAACGACAGCCCCAGGTCGTGGGCGTAGGCGTGGAGCGCAGCGCGCGCCGCCTCGGGCGCCTTGCCGAGAATGGCCCCGGCCTCGCACGAGAAGCCGATCAGTTTGCCGGTCTTGAGGCGCTGCAACCGGGTGATCTCGGGAA
Protein-coding regions in this window:
- a CDS encoding globin-coupled sensor protein is translated as MNQISGGRRPSRTPAVERDNAAFRERLAFLRLDAAALAELRELWPVVEPHIGSILQGFYDHLFKIRHLAAMIGDRKRVPGIIESQRKHWSHLFNGLTDDVFFEEAKAIGHAHHRIGLEQQWYMGGYAYILGRLAEAVVQKFRLRPARQAAAINVIQRAVFLDMDVALSVYHDLVEQGHTTEHKRRAALIGDFNTAASGLLQSVASAADQMEGSSKVMSSNATDTIQKASAVVAAAEEMSASVETVAAATEELSSSVNEIGRQVNHSAKIATEAVEEAQRVSGMVDGLAAAVEKIGKVVELITDIADQTNLLALNATIEAARAGEAGKGFAVVASEVKNLANQTAKATDEIGAQITDIQSATALAVESIGGIQKTIHNINGITSGIASAVEEQSAATKEIAHNITQTSRAAQEVSGNIVAVTAAANRTGSESAQVLTAAQSVNAQAATLRDRTVEFLDGIDA
- the fabI gene encoding enoyl-ACP reductase FabI, yielding MIDSTPLMAGKKGLIMGVANDRSIAWAIARATHAQGAELAFTYQGEALQKRVQPLAASVGSQIVLPCDVMDMASVDAVFESLKKTWGKLDFVVHAIAYSDKEELKGRYLNTTLENFTKTMHISVFSFTAVCQRAAALMADGGTLLTLTYLGAERVTPHYNVMGVAKAALEASVRYLAEDLGKQKIRVNALSAGPMKTLAASGIGDFRYILKWNEYNSPLRRNVTLEDIGGSGLYLLSPLSSGVTGETHHVDCGYHIVGMKAVDAPDIATI
- the aroC gene encoding chorismate synthase, with the translated sequence MPGNTFGQLFRVMTFGESHGPAIGGVVDGVPPGIPLAEADIQADLERRRTGQSRHTSQRREPDTVEILSGVFEGLTTGTPIGLLIRNQDARSRDYSEIKDKFRPGHADYAYLKKYGLRDYRGGGRSSARETAVRVAAGAIARKVLGETVQVRGALVQIGPHAIERTRWDWAAVSANPFSCPDAAMAERWEGYLDEVRKAGSSVGAVIEVIASGVPAGLGEPVFDKLDADIAKALMSIPAVKAVEIGAGMASATLTGPENADEMRMGTDGRPMFLSNNAGGILGGISSGQDIVARFTVKPTSSILTPRRTVTVAGEDTEIVTKGRHDPCVGIRAVPVGEAMLAMVLADHLLRQRGQCGA
- a CDS encoding nucleoside deaminase yields the protein MTFEQHVERQIVDLRDRPWPALERAVAARRLAWADAHRQRFTGTSAPTPRQAFDLLFLDYMGLDARDLPIVAESDDEIVWESRNPCPTVEACRALGLDTRKVCRAVYEKSTQALVSRLDPRLRFLRDYTRIRPHADHCRERIVRLDFDELMGMALEEARLSRAGGNKGYGAVVALGRDVVARAHDTAATEGDPSLHAEVNAIRAAVRRLGDANLGGCVLVSTCEPCPMCASLAVWASVSAVVFGASIAETMALGRTRIDLGCEEIIAKSPVIMEVIGGVRAEECLALYA
- a CDS encoding TlyA family RNA methyltransferase; this translates as MDKKTRLDQLLVERGLAESRTRAQALVMAGLVYSQERRLDKPGMAVAADLPLEVRGRDHPWVSRGGVKLAHGLDHFAVDPKGWICLDIGASTGGFTDVLLSRGAAKVYAVDVGQGQLAWKLRQDARVVVLEKTNARHLTAEQVPDPIDLVVCDASFIGLQTLLPAPLALARPGAMLISLIKPQFEVGKGNVGKGGVVRDPALHEDVCERISAWLAGLPGWSVLDLTASPILGPDGNKEFLIAAAKAR
- a CDS encoding MATE family efflux transporter, coding for MTALAWPLALTFLCESAISAVDVAFIGRLGGDSLAGVSLAATAYFVFYLLAIGIVLASAPLAAQAMGARLPRQVRRVVRQGLWIAILLGVPSSFALMGVEPVLRALGQPHEAARLADDYLDFFGWSLPWGLGLVVLRNFAAVLGRPRLGLWIIAAGIPLNAVLDYGLIFGHLGMPRLELAGAGIASVIAQAAMFGAMLTVVLVVRPLSRYQILGRFWRPDWTVFLRIFRLGLPIAGIMMLEFGLFFVSSIMIGWMGSTALAAHQIAMTLATLTFRVPMGIAQAATVRVGHAAGRRDAGGVMRAGWTALAMGVAFMVLASCAMWGWPQALVAVFLDSSQPGNAEVAVLAAALVLVAAVFQVADGAQNIGAGVLRGLSDTTVPMALAAVGYIAIGIPAAYLLAFPGNLGAVGVWMGMAIALFGVAACHVVRFAWLVRRRRLPRQPPA
- a CDS encoding transketolase C-terminal domain-containing protein, which encodes MSSKTRLDHLLVERGLAESRTRAQALVMAGLVYSQERRLAKPFDRDLVRRLAREHEVLITIEEGATGGFGSHVTHFLAGEGLLDGGLKFRTMTMPDSFLEQDTVPNQYEKAGLTARHIVGVALTALGRANEAAAARRA
- a CDS encoding MATE family efflux transporter, giving the protein MTALAWPLVLAFLSETAIDVVDIIVIGLLGAEAVAAAALGTMSFFMMLIVILGVTLATAPLAAQAMGARQPRQVRRVIRQGLWVTLLLSLPASAVLFTADSVLIALDQPAVASHAAQEYLAYRAWALAPAVAFVVLRNFAAVLNRPRLGLWVILAAIPLNGFLDYGLVLGRFGLPRMGIAGAGLASLIASTVSFLIMLWIALTVRPLSRYTVLGRFWRPDWSVFLRIFRVGLPIAGIMLVEFGLVGGSLLMIGWIGPNALAAHQIAIMLASVTFKVPLGISQAATVRVGHAAGRRDVAGVARAGWVAFAMGLAFMGLASIVMWAWPDALVGIFLDKSDAGNVEVMALAASLIMVAAVFQIWDGAQTIGAGVLRGLSDTAIPMSFAAFGFWGLGLPCGYLLGIAMGLGAVGIWIGMTIGLFGVAVFHVVRFRLLTRRGYLPRLAPD
- the dxs gene encoding 1-deoxy-D-xylulose-5-phosphate synthase, which gives rise to MVEDKPTTLLAGVGCPADIRGFTTDELKRLAQEVRDETIRVVSIAGGHLGASLGVVELSVALHHVFDTPNDRLIWDVGHQCYPHKILTGRREMMRTLRQGEGVSGFTKRSESPYDPFGAGHSSTSISAGLGMAVARDLTGEKRNVIAVIGDGAMSAGMAYEAMNNAGSSDARLIVVLNDNDMSIAPPVGAMSAYLSRLISSRSYRSIRQFGMEVAKKFPRSLEKAALKAEEYARGLVTGGTLFEEMGFFYVGPIDGHNLDHLLPIFKNIRDHREEGPILIHVVTRKGHGYAPAEASPDKYHGVGKFDVVTGELYKTKSNAPSYTKIFSRAIVEQAEKDDKIVAVTAAMPSGTGLDEFAKRFPRRFFDVGIAEQHAVTFAAGMACDGLKPFAALYSTFLQRAYDQVVHDVAIQSLPVRFAIDRAGYVGADGATHCGAYDLAYLCCLPGFVVMAAADEAELIHMVATAAAIDDRPCAFRYPRGDGVGVELPAAGVALEIGKGRIVREGTKVAVLSLGTRLADAQKAAEELAARGLPTTVADARFAKPFDQDLVRRLAREHEVLITIEEGATGGFGSHVTHFLAGEGLLDGGLKFRTMTMPDSFLEQDSVPNQYEKAGLTARHIVGVALTALGRANEAAAARRA